From the bacterium genome, the window ATCCGGTTCCCCACTCGAATCCGGCGGTTTTGGTCAGCCGCGGGAACAACTCGATATGCCAGTGGTATGCGCTGTGCGCATGCTGCAGGTTTTCCTCGCACCATTTATCGGACGGGGTCGTGTGCAGGATGTAGTTGTAATTGAGTCCATCGCCAAGCGCCCTGTAATACTTGGCTATCAACACGCGCATCGCCTCGGCGAGCTTTGCAAGCTGTGCGTCGCTGGCATCGTGAAAAGCCGAATCGTGGCGCTTGGGAAGAAGCATCGTCTCGAACGGCGCGAGGCTCGCGAAGGGGCAGAACACGAAAAACTCGTCGTTTTCGTAAACGATTCTGTCCCCTGTCAGTCTCTCTTGGTCGATTATGTCACAGAAGATACAGCGCTTTTTAAGCTGCCAGTGCGCGGCCGCGCCCTGCAGCTCTTCCATGACCCTCTTCGGCACAATGGGAAGCGCGATAAGCTGGCTGTGAGGATGCGGAAGACTTGCTCCCGCCCTCGAACCTTGGTTTTTAAAAAGCAGGATGAACTCCATCCTTTGGTCTCGGAAGAGATCCACCATGCGATCCCTGTACGACCTGAATATTGCGGTCAGATGATCCGGCGAATGTTGATGGAGCAGGCGGAAATGATCCTCGCTTTCGATTATCACTTCGTGCGCGCCGACGCCGTTCATCATGTCGTACATTCCGACGCCCTTCCGCCCCAAATCGCCTTCAATCCGCAGAACCGGGA encodes:
- the galT gene encoding galactose-1-phosphate uridylyltransferase, with product MPELRKDPILSRWVIISTERGNRPHAFQEEKEDLGDPKKCPFCPGNESTTPPEVYALRPNGGNWGEPGWTLRVVPNKFPVLRIEGDLGRKGVGMYDMMNGVGAHEVIIESEDHFRLLHQHSPDHLTAIFRSYRDRMVDLFRDQRMEFILLFKNQGSRAGASLPHPHSQLIALPIVPKRVMEELQGAAAHWQLKKRCIFCDIIDQERLTGDRIVYENDEFFVFCPFASLAPFETMLLPKRHDSAFHDASDAQLAKLAEAMRVLIAKYYRALGDGLNYNYILHTTPSDKWCEENLQHAHSAYHWHIELFPRLTKTAGFEWGTGFYINPTPPEDAAAFLRDIGVE